The following proteins are encoded in a genomic region of Thermus sp. LT1-2-5:
- a CDS encoding ATP-dependent DNA helicase, which translates to MKLYVASAGTGKTHTLVQELLEGLRKGVPLRRMAALTFTRKAAEELRGRILEALAHLGDEAARREAYGAVFTTIHGFMAEALRHTAPLLSLDPDFALWDEFLAEGVFLEEARSLLYLKGLSPGWEEPLRALYRKRSLAEAFCPAEGEENRRFLALYQEVLAGYRRRTLEALGPGDLEALALRLVENPRALARLVERFPHLFLDEYQDVNPLQARFFEALERAGARLVAVGDPKQSIYLFRNARVEVFRQALARAERRELKESRRHAKEVAAFLNRLLDLFPEAERVPLVPLREEEGRVEVHWVVGEGELEAKRAFEARLLAERLLALAQEGVPFRDMAVLVRSRTSLPPLERAFRALGVPYVVRRGRSFFTRPEVRDLYHALRLSLLEGPPSPPERLSLLAFLRGPFLGLNLGAVEEALRMEDPLPHLPQEARARLAWLKSLAGKRPLEALKALAQDEVFLKRLEPRARANLDALLLLAARERFPDLEALLEWLQMRAQDPEAGELPEGGEGVNLLTVHAAKGLEWAVVAVFDLARGEPPDREPLLVGEGGKVALKGTPGYEPLAIALKKAQKEEAFRLLYVALSRARDVLLLTGSASGRPGPWAEALWDLGLGPDGEDPLVRRHPLSPLPRALPKGKGNGEGPNPAPYAAWHLAPSPLPRVYSPSALRKDEPRPLAEALEGEVASEYARALGTLVHYAIARDLDPEDEAAMEALLLQEVAFPFPEEEKAALLSEVKALLLRYWALLGQALPALAARDEDHPELPLVLPLGGTVWYGVLDRLYRMGEKWFLDDYKTDQALHPEVYRFQLALYAEAVRQALGVEAEARLVYLRHGKVHPFPPEALREALSQMPKEIPPG; encoded by the coding sequence GTGAAGCTCTATGTGGCCTCGGCGGGCACGGGGAAGACGCATACCTTGGTGCAGGAGCTTTTGGAAGGGCTCCGCAAGGGGGTGCCCCTAAGGCGCATGGCCGCCCTCACCTTTACCCGCAAGGCGGCGGAGGAGCTGAGGGGAAGGATCCTGGAAGCGCTGGCCCACCTGGGGGACGAGGCGGCGAGGCGGGAGGCCTATGGGGCGGTTTTCACCACCATCCACGGCTTCATGGCCGAGGCCTTGCGCCACACCGCCCCCCTCCTCTCCTTGGACCCCGACTTCGCCCTTTGGGACGAGTTCTTGGCCGAGGGGGTGTTCCTGGAGGAGGCGCGAAGCCTCCTTTACCTAAAGGGGCTTTCCCCGGGCTGGGAGGAGCCCCTCCGGGCGCTTTACCGAAAGCGCTCCTTGGCGGAGGCCTTTTGCCCTGCGGAAGGGGAGGAAAATAGGAGGTTCCTCGCCCTTTACCAGGAGGTGCTGGCGGGCTACCGCCGCCGAACCTTGGAGGCCCTGGGGCCCGGCGACCTCGAGGCCCTGGCCCTCCGCTTGGTGGAAAACCCCCGCGCCCTCGCCCGCTTGGTGGAGCGCTTCCCCCATCTCTTCCTGGACGAGTACCAGGACGTGAACCCCCTGCAGGCCCGCTTTTTTGAGGCCCTGGAGAGGGCGGGGGCCAGGCTTGTGGCCGTGGGGGACCCCAAGCAGTCCATCTACCTCTTCCGCAACGCCCGGGTGGAGGTCTTCCGCCAGGCCCTGGCCCGAGCGGAACGGCGCGAGCTCAAGGAAAGCCGCCGCCACGCTAAGGAGGTGGCGGCCTTCTTGAACCGGCTCCTGGACCTCTTCCCCGAGGCGGAGCGGGTGCCCCTGGTGCCCTTGCGGGAGGAGGAGGGGCGGGTGGAGGTGCACTGGGTGGTGGGGGAGGGCGAGTTGGAGGCCAAGCGGGCCTTTGAGGCCCGGCTTTTGGCCGAGCGGCTTCTGGCGCTTGCGCAAGAGGGGGTACCCTTCCGGGACATGGCCGTCTTGGTGCGAAGCCGCACGAGCCTACCTCCCCTGGAAAGGGCCTTTCGGGCCCTGGGGGTGCCGTACGTGGTGCGGCGGGGGCGGAGCTTCTTCACCCGGCCCGAGGTGCGGGACCTCTACCACGCCCTCCGGCTTTCCCTGTTGGAAGGCCCTCCCTCCCCACCCGAGCGGCTTTCCCTCCTGGCCTTTTTGCGGGGGCCCTTCCTGGGGCTCAACCTGGGGGCGGTGGAGGAGGCCTTGCGGATGGAAGACCCCCTGCCCCACCTGCCCCAGGAGGCCAGGGCCCGCCTGGCCTGGCTCAAGTCCCTGGCGGGGAAAAGGCCTTTGGAGGCGCTCAAAGCCCTGGCCCAGGACGAAGTCTTCCTCAAGCGGCTTGAGCCCAGGGCCCGGGCCAACCTGGACGCCCTTTTGCTCCTCGCCGCCCGGGAGCGCTTCCCGGACCTCGAGGCTCTATTAGAATGGCTACAAATGAGAGCCCAAGACCCCGAGGCCGGGGAGCTTCCCGAGGGGGGCGAGGGGGTGAACCTCCTCACCGTCCACGCCGCCAAGGGCCTGGAGTGGGCGGTGGTGGCGGTCTTTGACCTGGCCCGGGGGGAACCTCCGGACCGGGAGCCCCTCTTGGTGGGGGAGGGGGGAAAGGTGGCCCTGAAGGGCACCCCGGGCTACGAGCCCCTGGCCATAGCCCTAAAGAAGGCGCAAAAGGAGGAGGCTTTCCGCCTCCTCTACGTGGCTCTTTCCCGGGCTAGGGACGTCCTCCTCCTCACGGGAAGCGCCTCGGGGCGCCCCGGGCCTTGGGCGGAGGCCCTTTGGGATTTGGGCCTAGGGCCCGATGGGGAAGACCCCCTGGTGCGCCGCCACCCCCTAAGCCCCCTCCCCCGGGCCTTACCCAAGGGGAAGGGGAACGGAGAAGGCCCAAACCCCGCCCCCTATGCCGCCTGGCACCTGGCGCCGAGCCCCTTGCCCAGGGTCTACTCCCCAAGCGCCCTCCGCAAGGACGAGCCTCGGCCCCTGGCGGAGGCTTTGGAGGGGGAGGTGGCCTCGGAATACGCCCGGGCCCTGGGTACCCTGGTCCACTACGCCATCGCCCGGGACCTGGACCCTGAGGACGAGGCGGCCATGGAAGCCCTCCTCCTCCAGGAGGTAGCCTTCCCCTTCCCCGAGGAGGAAAAGGCGGCGCTTCTTTCCGAGGTCAAAGCCCTCCTTTTGCGCTACTGGGCGCTTTTGGGCCAGGCCCTTCCAGCCCTTGCCGCCCGGGACGAGGACCACCCCGAGCTCCCCTTGGTCCTTCCCCTGGGGGGCACCGTCTGGTACGGGGTCCTGGACCGCCTCTACCGCATGGGGGAGAAGTGGTTCCTGGACGACTACAAGACCGACCAAGCCCTGCATCCCGAGGTGTACCGCTTCCAGCTCGCCCTCTACGCCGAGGCGGTGCGGCAGGCCCTGGGGGTGGAGGCGGAGGCCAGGCTCGTCTACCTGCGGCATGGGAAGGTCCACCCCTTTCCCCCAGAGGCCCTGCGGGAGGCCCTCAGCCAGATGCCAAAGGAAATCCCCCCGGGGTGA
- a CDS encoding HAMP domain-containing sensor histidine kinase encodes MATAFSSLRGRLFALLFLALLLLAFPLALLSAKEAERAATEDLRRALFTRLFLLKEEGPKEEAALLAELFRLGQVFGGGVGFVVGKEVRSTELAPLALPPALPQALAEGRAYQGVWRGVLYVALPREGGGFGLAVPLEGVAGLGRRLLLLYATWGGGVLLLVYALAALGFSWALRPLKELARTLKDRSPQDLSPLPRPPLAELEPVVEAMNGLLARVRALLEELSEKEALARRFARHASHELRNPLAALKGYLEVLARKGEPKALEGALREASRLEALLSGLLRLSQVEATPLRLQPVSLAAFLRERGVEGVGEAEVLADPELLALAVENVLENARRHGKPPVRGEILREGQGVWLWLVDQGPGFPESLLPRVLEPFVHGGRGTGLGLALVAAVARAHGGKAVAENRGGAAVGLYLPLASLKVSPAAGFGEGG; translated from the coding sequence ATGGCTACCGCCTTTTCCTCCCTTAGGGGAAGGCTTTTTGCCCTCCTCTTCCTGGCCCTTTTGCTCCTGGCCTTTCCCCTCGCCCTCCTCTCCGCCAAGGAGGCGGAGCGGGCGGCCACGGAGGACCTCAGGCGGGCCCTTTTCACCCGGCTTTTCCTCCTCAAGGAGGAAGGCCCTAAAGAAGAGGCGGCGCTTTTGGCGGAGCTTTTCCGCTTGGGCCAGGTTTTCGGGGGCGGGGTGGGGTTCGTGGTGGGGAAGGAGGTGCGCTCCACGGAGCTTGCTCCCTTGGCCCTTCCCCCCGCCCTCCCCCAGGCCTTGGCCGAGGGGCGGGCCTACCAGGGGGTGTGGCGGGGGGTGCTCTACGTGGCCCTGCCCCGGGAGGGCGGGGGGTTCGGCCTGGCGGTGCCCCTGGAGGGGGTGGCGGGGCTGGGGCGGCGCCTCCTTCTCCTCTACGCCACCTGGGGGGGTGGGGTGCTCCTTCTGGTCTACGCCTTGGCCGCCTTGGGGTTTTCCTGGGCCTTGAGGCCCCTAAAGGAGCTCGCCCGCACCCTCAAGGACCGAAGCCCTCAGGACCTTTCCCCTCTGCCCAGGCCTCCTTTGGCGGAGCTCGAGCCGGTGGTGGAGGCGATGAACGGCCTCCTCGCCCGGGTGCGGGCGCTTCTGGAAGAGCTTTCCGAGAAGGAAGCCCTGGCCCGCCGCTTTGCCCGCCACGCTTCCCACGAGCTCCGGAACCCCTTGGCCGCCCTGAAGGGGTACCTGGAGGTTCTAGCCCGCAAGGGGGAGCCCAAGGCCCTGGAGGGGGCCCTGCGGGAGGCGAGCCGCCTCGAGGCCCTTCTTTCCGGGCTCCTGCGCCTCTCCCAGGTGGAGGCCACCCCCTTGCGCCTCCAGCCCGTAAGCCTCGCCGCCTTCCTGCGGGAGCGGGGGGTGGAGGGGGTGGGGGAGGCCGAGGTCCTGGCGGACCCCGAGCTCTTGGCCCTGGCGGTGGAAAACGTCTTGGAAAACGCCCGCCGCCACGGCAAACCCCCGGTGCGGGGGGAGATCCTGAGGGAGGGCCAAGGGGTGTGGCTTTGGCTTGTGGACCAGGGGCCGGGCTTTCCGGAAAGCCTCCTCCCCCGGGTCCTGGAGCCCTTCGTCCACGGGGGGCGGGGCACGGGGTTGGGGCTCGCCTTGGTGGCGGCGGTGGCCCGGGCCCACGGGGGGAAGGCGGTGGCGGAGAACCGGGGTGGGGCGGCGGTGGGGCTTTACCTGCCTTTGGCCTCGCTTAAGGTTTCCCCCGCTGCGGGCTTTGGGGAAGGGGGCTAG
- a CDS encoding response regulator transcription factor, producing MRVLVVEDDPGVREALALGLSLEGHEVRAVETPKEALAFLPWAEAVVLDILLPEGDGFALLKEIRARSEVPVLMLTALDAVEWRVKGLREGADDYLVKPYSLQELLARLEALRRRAQRPEEVLAYKELRLYPRRMEAYRGERRLSLSPKAFLLLKAFLEAPEEVLSKEALMLKVWGEVVEPATLEVHLSALRKALGEPNPIQTLRGYGYRLFLP from the coding sequence ATGAGGGTCTTGGTGGTGGAGGACGATCCTGGGGTGCGGGAGGCCTTGGCCTTAGGGCTTTCCCTGGAGGGGCACGAGGTGAGGGCGGTGGAAACCCCCAAGGAGGCCCTGGCCTTTTTGCCCTGGGCGGAGGCGGTGGTCCTGGACATCCTCCTGCCGGAAGGGGACGGGTTTGCCCTCCTCAAGGAGATCCGGGCCCGCTCCGAGGTGCCGGTGCTCATGCTCACCGCCTTGGATGCGGTGGAGTGGCGGGTGAAGGGCCTGAGGGAGGGGGCGGACGATTATTTGGTGAAGCCCTATAGCCTCCAGGAGCTTTTGGCCCGCCTCGAGGCCCTTAGGCGGCGGGCGCAACGGCCCGAGGAGGTCTTGGCCTATAAGGAGCTCCGCCTCTACCCGAGGCGCATGGAGGCCTACCGGGGAGAGCGGCGGCTTAGCCTTTCCCCCAAGGCCTTCCTCCTCCTCAAGGCCTTCCTGGAGGCCCCCGAGGAGGTGCTTTCCAAGGAGGCCCTGATGCTCAAGGTCTGGGGCGAGGTGGTGGAGCCTGCCACCTTGGAGGTCCACCTTTCGGCCCTCAGGAAGGCGTTGGGAGAGCCTAACCCCATCCAGACCCTCCGCGGCTATGGCTACCGCCTTTTCCTCCCTTAG